From a single Natronorubrum tibetense GA33 genomic region:
- a CDS encoding FtsZ/tubulin family protein encodes MTNICKICMQRATEWQGDSLTDHVRAAHGDEPASVEQVYPELAGALEEAAPDGESPVTDGSAIDGPDDRPSDELMDDSYGKKWFLIGVGGAGNNILDAVLLRRETLEENNERRARIWKGGLAGYGLLNTNVSELEQTYYAQEEKEYSRNDLLPNSIIGFGKHDYAGAGYRWDIGKELIEADFADDADPFRERWDLRKDRIQDSQAVMFVHSVTKGTGCGSTPVLAEKIRNQVLENDFVVPKPLFSSIVIPSKGTEYSEFGGRAKVNGIVGLARASRTVDAIIPFDNNRLENVQADIRPRIDRLDEYNPPQYQEINKPLVAFLEAFTMSSVPQFLDRDATMSIMGDVFDPADSFRPVQDKYRHDPDNEFTPAVILAPVLGRSRANSFDRSKLEILVRNALFQNKLAEFDPTTAWGGTFLVYGPEEKMAEVSEFVADGTLSNIIAGEQFLDAGGTSGIESIDIHLKQLVTPYLDDVYLWGTLWNPEMPSLEEMYNHAQTLKQEGNSQQAENVRDAWENVETLFSCLGRENMA; translated from the coding sequence ATGACCAACATCTGTAAAATCTGTATGCAACGGGCAACTGAATGGCAAGGTGACTCGCTCACCGACCACGTTCGAGCCGCACACGGTGACGAACCGGCCTCGGTGGAACAAGTGTATCCGGAGTTAGCGGGCGCGCTCGAGGAAGCGGCTCCCGACGGAGAGTCACCGGTGACGGACGGCTCAGCGATCGACGGTCCAGACGACCGGCCAAGCGACGAGTTGATGGACGACTCCTACGGGAAAAAATGGTTCCTCATCGGTGTTGGCGGCGCAGGAAACAACATTCTCGACGCGGTGTTGCTTCGACGCGAGACGCTCGAGGAGAACAACGAACGACGGGCGCGGATCTGGAAGGGGGGCCTCGCCGGCTACGGGCTGTTGAACACGAACGTTAGCGAACTCGAACAGACCTACTACGCCCAAGAGGAGAAAGAATACAGCCGTAACGACCTCCTCCCGAACAGCATCATCGGGTTCGGAAAACACGACTACGCCGGCGCTGGCTACCGCTGGGACATCGGCAAAGAACTCATCGAGGCGGATTTTGCAGACGACGCCGATCCCTTCCGGGAGCGATGGGATCTCCGAAAGGATCGGATTCAGGACTCCCAGGCCGTCATGTTCGTCCACAGCGTCACGAAAGGGACCGGCTGTGGGTCGACACCGGTGCTGGCCGAGAAGATCCGCAACCAAGTTCTCGAGAACGATTTCGTCGTTCCGAAACCGTTGTTCAGTAGTATCGTTATCCCATCAAAAGGGACCGAATACTCGGAGTTCGGCGGGCGAGCAAAAGTCAACGGGATCGTTGGTCTCGCGCGTGCCTCTCGAACGGTCGACGCGATTATTCCGTTCGACAACAACCGTCTCGAGAACGTGCAGGCGGATATCCGTCCGCGAATCGACCGCCTCGACGAGTATAATCCGCCACAGTACCAGGAGATCAACAAACCGCTCGTCGCGTTTCTCGAGGCCTTTACCATGTCGTCGGTCCCGCAGTTCCTCGATCGGGACGCGACGATGTCCATCATGGGCGACGTGTTCGACCCTGCGGACAGTTTCCGTCCCGTCCAAGACAAGTACCGGCACGATCCGGATAACGAGTTCACGCCGGCAGTGATTCTCGCCCCCGTCTTGGGGCGGTCGCGCGCGAACTCGTTCGACCGCTCGAAACTCGAGATTCTCGTCCGGAACGCACTGTTCCAGAACAAACTCGCCGAGTTCGATCCGACGACCGCGTGGGGCGGAACCTTCCTCGTCTACGGTCCCGAAGAGAAGATGGCCGAAGTCTCGGAGTTCGTCGCCGACGGAACGCTCTCGAATATTATCGCGGGCGAGCAGTTCTTGGATGCCGGCGGAACGAGCGGAATCGAATCGATCGACATCCATCTCAAACAACTCGTCACCCCGTACCTCGACGACGTTTACCTCTGGGGAACGCTCTGGAATCCAGAGATGCCGTCACTCGAGGAGATGTACAACCACGCCCAGACGCTCAAGCAAGAGGGGAACAGCCAACAGGCCGAAAACGTTCGAGACGCGTGGGAGAACGTCGAAACGCTGTTCTCCTGTCTGGGACGAGAGAATATGGCGTGA
- a CDS encoding FtsZ/tubulin family protein, producing the protein MTYLFVGAGQAGGAIVDSIFEYTDDSMLGLFESTDISTLGRPLVFNSTMRDLQNLSNVPAEDQYGVAEQHGLVQGTEPGFEEMVTGGFGRNPVAADEVMDEHASELQTILGEKFGTAFESDLDEESDEDAGEIDPSGSDTIQFAFLFLGLGGGTGCGIGPHLARQLKEFTDGRTQIVAVAVLPNTRGGATGDDDTSAGRQAWNTRYGLDRLEDEVDGVILVDNQRLSYLDSAGGEFGKYNEYVATAIHDMVAGPMLNSVDASEVDGIDTPDIDVRDLLTSLSFGVGTDEAKPGYGAIGRSVTMTRSLAGYLLPVVGKRAIDSAAISRLSVSKQSLANADIGDAQKAIALIRAPSSRLGAGPHSVETGTVKEFLEGSSQLGEVNLGVALSDRNLVSVTSVLTYRREDIDRLEEIESAADAYEEETEELLA; encoded by the coding sequence ATGACGTACCTGTTCGTAGGGGCGGGACAGGCGGGTGGTGCGATCGTCGATTCCATCTTCGAATACACCGACGATTCGATGCTCGGACTGTTCGAATCGACCGACATCTCGACTCTCGGTCGACCACTGGTGTTCAATTCGACGATGCGTGATCTCCAGAACCTGTCGAACGTTCCCGCCGAAGATCAGTACGGTGTGGCAGAACAGCACGGACTGGTTCAGGGAACCGAACCGGGATTCGAAGAGATGGTGACTGGCGGCTTCGGGCGGAATCCAGTTGCCGCCGACGAGGTGATGGACGAACACGCGTCGGAACTCCAAACGATTCTTGGCGAGAAGTTCGGTACCGCCTTCGAGTCGGACCTCGACGAAGAGAGCGACGAGGACGCTGGAGAGATCGATCCGAGTGGGAGCGACACGATTCAGTTTGCGTTTCTCTTTCTCGGACTCGGCGGCGGAACGGGCTGTGGAATCGGTCCGCACCTCGCCCGTCAACTCAAGGAGTTCACCGATGGCCGGACCCAAATCGTCGCGGTCGCAGTGCTCCCAAACACCCGAGGAGGAGCGACGGGGGACGACGACACTAGTGCAGGCCGGCAGGCGTGGAACACACGGTACGGTCTGGACCGCCTCGAAGACGAAGTCGACGGCGTCATCCTCGTCGATAATCAGCGCCTCTCCTACCTCGATTCGGCAGGTGGCGAGTTCGGAAAGTACAACGAGTACGTCGCCACGGCGATTCACGATATGGTTGCAGGACCGATGCTGAATAGCGTCGACGCGAGCGAGGTCGATGGGATCGACACACCGGACATCGACGTTCGAGACCTCCTCACGTCGCTGTCGTTCGGTGTCGGCACCGACGAGGCGAAGCCGGGATACGGTGCGATCGGCCGGTCGGTAACCATGACCAGATCATTGGCGGGCTATCTGTTACCGGTCGTCGGTAAGCGCGCGATCGACAGCGCGGCGATTTCCAGACTCTCAGTGTCGAAACAATCACTCGCGAACGCCGATATCGGCGACGCACAGAAGGCCATCGCGTTGATCAGAGCACCTAGCTCGAGGCTGGGTGCTGGTCCACACAGCGTCGAGACGGGAACGGTGAAAGAGTTCCTCGAGGGGAGTTCTCAGTTGGGAGAAGTCAACCTCGGCGTCGCACTCAGCGATCGGAACCTCGTCTCGGTGACGAGCGTCCTGACCTACCGTCGCGAGGATATCGATCGCCTCGAGGAGATCGAATCGGCGGCCGACGCCTACGAGGAAGAGACGGAGGAACTGCTCGCATGA
- a CDS encoding carboxypeptidase-like regulatory domain-containing protein: MNANAKTAFGIGALVALAAAASAGVFVWSGSQAATWFVIVGIPLITVAGIALYVRGVIARSGTSEQQFVRTRAQSTAEEFQTCIRRINELQNAYSDWNPAIDARLDSVAGDFRAEGVDFDLESGAYDLGKGVNNADLPAFEQLSTEVDNLETTVDASLREFGEEELSRIETTLERLDEATLVQFDRRLQRPVDDAPIPEFRDAIDSAREDAVETIETAIETVREMGRGETRPDDSEAVERDLESASEAVDRYEFESAADSILAAQDRLRDEFAGSFEMERDAVLALTAAVTEADVAEHVDADYLDDVSRIESTVDGMDSALDLTELSRPRSELRRTCVDMIATMERELAADVRTLRNADLPSGYYTEPAVVDEQFVDEINEIDDFGEFTERWATIAAELRDALDTASTKAAVIDAYDDVAETIETELEQHGEVTGDALPVRHADQFLGLYFRRNDSVEFDPDTPLLRRGTVETHELTIDITYDRGGETRTATIELTDSGYTETVTIETRIAGTATITDVPAGTYTLSADPGDEMFGRVEREIRLEEETTTSIEFTEQSLREQVCADVETDIEAILPEVRPRLETLFEDEGYVSTATDLPVRSSYAPCVLAVWADQTSYDVCRDGEAVVVYDRDQLERELTNVLRYNVESGDRLAFDELEQNFLSAPVPGPVIRDVIEGIDSEHRVTATETAIEVH, from the coding sequence ATGAACGCGAACGCGAAGACCGCGTTCGGCATCGGCGCCCTCGTCGCCCTCGCAGCAGCGGCCAGTGCCGGCGTCTTCGTCTGGTCCGGCTCGCAGGCGGCAACCTGGTTCGTGATCGTGGGCATCCCCCTGATCACCGTGGCAGGAATCGCACTGTATGTCCGCGGCGTCATCGCACGGAGCGGGACGAGCGAACAGCAGTTCGTTCGAACCCGTGCCCAATCGACTGCCGAGGAGTTTCAAACGTGTATTCGTCGGATAAACGAACTGCAGAACGCTTATTCCGACTGGAATCCCGCAATCGACGCACGGCTGGACTCGGTCGCCGGTGACTTCCGAGCGGAGGGCGTCGATTTCGATCTCGAGTCGGGCGCGTACGATCTCGGAAAGGGAGTCAACAACGCCGATCTACCGGCGTTCGAACAGCTTTCTACGGAGGTCGACAATCTCGAGACGACCGTCGATGCGTCGTTGCGAGAGTTCGGAGAGGAGGAGCTCTCACGAATCGAAACAACCCTCGAGCGACTCGATGAGGCCACCCTCGTCCAGTTCGATCGACGGCTGCAGCGTCCCGTAGACGACGCGCCGATTCCGGAGTTTCGGGACGCAATCGACAGTGCTCGGGAGGACGCAGTCGAGACGATCGAGACGGCCATCGAAACCGTCCGCGAGATGGGGCGTGGCGAGACTCGGCCGGACGACAGTGAGGCGGTCGAGCGGGACCTCGAGTCGGCTAGCGAGGCGGTCGACCGATACGAGTTCGAGTCGGCCGCCGACTCAATTCTTGCCGCACAGGACCGGCTCCGAGACGAGTTCGCCGGTTCGTTCGAGATGGAACGAGACGCCGTGTTGGCACTCACTGCCGCAGTCACGGAGGCGGACGTTGCCGAACACGTCGACGCAGACTATCTCGACGACGTCTCTCGGATCGAATCGACCGTCGACGGAATGGATTCGGCACTCGATCTCACGGAACTGAGCCGTCCACGGTCGGAGCTCCGTCGAACCTGCGTCGACATGATCGCGACGATGGAGCGCGAACTCGCAGCAGACGTACGAACGCTTCGAAACGCGGACCTCCCGTCGGGCTACTACACGGAGCCCGCAGTCGTCGACGAACAGTTCGTCGACGAGATCAACGAGATCGACGACTTCGGCGAGTTTACCGAACGGTGGGCGACGATTGCAGCGGAGTTACGTGACGCGCTGGACACTGCGAGTACGAAAGCAGCCGTCATCGATGCCTACGACGATGTCGCCGAAACGATCGAGACGGAACTCGAGCAACACGGGGAGGTGACGGGTGACGCGTTACCGGTTCGACATGCCGATCAGTTCCTCGGGCTCTACTTCCGTCGAAACGACTCAGTGGAGTTCGATCCGGATACTCCTCTTCTCAGGCGGGGAACCGTGGAGACGCACGAACTGACGATCGATATCACGTACGATCGAGGCGGAGAAACCCGGACGGCGACGATCGAACTAACCGACAGCGGGTACACGGAGACGGTGACGATCGAGACGCGAATCGCCGGAACGGCCACCATCACCGACGTTCCGGCCGGAACCTACACGCTCTCAGCCGATCCCGGCGACGAGATGTTCGGCCGCGTCGAGCGCGAGATCCGTCTCGAGGAGGAGACGACGACGAGCATCGAGTTTACCGAGCAAAGCCTTCGCGAACAGGTTTGTGCGGACGTCGAGACGGATATCGAAGCGATCCTTCCGGAGGTACGTCCCCGGCTCGAGACGCTATTCGAGGACGAAGGCTACGTCTCGACGGCGACCGATCTCCCCGTACGGTCGTCGTACGCACCGTGCGTGCTGGCGGTGTGGGCAGATCAAACCAGCTACGACGTGTGTCGAGACGGCGAGGCGGTCGTCGTCTACGATCGGGACCAACTCGAGCGGGAACTGACCAACGTCCTCCGGTACAACGTCGAGTCCGGCGATCGACTCGCGTTCGACGAACTCGAGCAGAACTTCCTTTCGGCACCGGTTCCCGGTCCGGTTATTCGAGACGTGATCGAGGGAATCGACAGCGAACACCGCGTGACGGCGACCGAAACGGCGATCGAGGTACACTGA